In a single window of the Streptomyces sp. CGMCC 4.7035 genome:
- a CDS encoding DUF948 domain-containing protein: MRTVSGGEVAGILVAVFWAILVSFLAVALARLAQTLKATTKLVADVTDQAVPLLADASVAVRSAQTQIDRVDAIASDVQEVTSNASALSTTVASTFGGPLVKVAAFGYGVRRAIAGRRESVPAKEPRRTVIVGRTVPSARRAKRNTREKRD, from the coding sequence GTGCGCACAGTGTCCGGTGGAGAGGTGGCCGGGATCCTGGTGGCCGTCTTCTGGGCGATCCTGGTCTCCTTCCTCGCCGTCGCGCTGGCGAGGCTGGCCCAGACGCTCAAGGCGACCACCAAGCTGGTGGCGGACGTGACCGACCAGGCCGTTCCGCTGCTGGCCGACGCCTCCGTCGCGGTGCGCTCCGCACAGACCCAGATCGACCGGGTCGACGCGATCGCGTCGGACGTCCAGGAGGTCACGTCGAACGCGTCGGCACTGTCGACGACTGTCGCGTCCACCTTCGGCGGCCCCCTGGTCAAGGTCGCGGCGTTCGGCTATGGCGTGCGCCGGGCAATCGCCGGCCGCCGTGAGAGCGTGCCCGCCAAGGAGCCCCGGCGTACCGTGATCGTGGGCCGCACCGTCCCGTCCGCGCGACGGGCAAAGCGGAACACCCGGGAAAAGAGAGACTGA
- the rpsD gene encoding 30S ribosomal protein S4 gives MANQSRPKVKKSRALGIALTPKAVKYFEARPYPPGEHGRGRKQNSDYKVRLLEKQRLRAQYDVSERQLVRAYERASKVQGKTGEALIIELERRLDALVLRSGIARTIYQARQMVVHGHIEVNGQKVDKPSFRVRPDDVVMVRERSREKTLFQVAREGGFAPDGETPRYLQVNLKALAFRLDREPNRKEIPVICDEQLVVEYYAR, from the coding sequence ATGGCGAACCAGTCCCGCCCCAAGGTCAAGAAGTCGCGTGCCCTCGGCATCGCGCTGACCCCCAAGGCCGTCAAGTACTTCGAGGCCCGCCCCTACCCGCCGGGTGAGCACGGCCGCGGCCGCAAGCAGAACTCGGACTACAAGGTCCGTCTGCTGGAGAAGCAGCGTCTGCGCGCGCAGTACGACGTGTCCGAGCGTCAGCTCGTGCGCGCCTACGAGCGTGCCTCCAAGGTCCAGGGCAAGACCGGTGAGGCCCTGATCATCGAGCTGGAGCGTCGTCTCGACGCGCTGGTCCTGCGTTCGGGCATCGCCCGCACGATCTACCAGGCCCGCCAGATGGTCGTCCACGGCCACATCGAGGTCAACGGCCAGAAGGTCGACAAGCCGTCGTTCCGCGTCCGTCCCGACGACGTCGTGATGGTCCGCGAGCGCAGCCGCGAGAAGACGCTCTTCCAGGTCGCCCGCGAGGGTGGCTTCGCCCCCGACGGCGAGACCCCGCGCTACCTCCAGGTGAACCTCAAGGCCCTGGCGTTCCGCCTGGACCGTGAGCCGAACCGCAAGGAGATCCCGGTGATCTGCGACGAGCAGCTCGTCGTCGAGTACTACGCCCGCTGA
- a CDS encoding replication-associated recombination protein A — MEPDLFTAAAEERQEKDPTGSPLAVRMRPRTLDEVVGQQHLLKPGSPLRRLVGEGNGGPAGPSSVILWGPPGTGKTTLAYVVSKATNKRFVELSAITAGVKEVRAVIDGARRATGGFGKETVLFLDEIHRFSKAQQDSLLPAVENRWVTLIAATTENPYFSVISPLLSRSLLLTLEPLTDDDVRGLLRRALTDERGLKGAVTLPEDTEAHLLRIAGGDARRALTALEAAAGAALDKGEAEIALSTLEETVDRAAVKYDRDGDQHYDVASALIKSIRGSDVDAALHYLARMIEAGEDPRFIARRLMISASEDIGLADPNALPIAVAAAQAVAMIGFPEAALTLSHATIALALAPKSNSATTAIGAAMEDVRKGLAGPVPPHLRDGHYKGAAKLGHAQGYVYPHDLPEGIASQQYAPDALKDRQYYTPTRHGAEARYADAVEWTRKHLGRKQP, encoded by the coding sequence GTGGAGCCCGATCTGTTCACCGCCGCCGCAGAAGAACGCCAGGAGAAGGACCCGACCGGTAGCCCCCTGGCGGTCCGCATGCGCCCGCGCACCCTCGACGAGGTGGTGGGCCAGCAACACCTGCTCAAGCCGGGATCCCCGCTGCGCAGACTGGTCGGCGAGGGCAATGGCGGCCCCGCCGGACCCTCCTCGGTGATCCTCTGGGGCCCGCCCGGCACCGGCAAGACGACACTGGCGTACGTCGTCTCGAAGGCCACCAACAAGCGCTTCGTCGAGCTGTCGGCGATCACCGCGGGCGTCAAGGAGGTCCGCGCGGTCATCGACGGTGCCCGCCGGGCCACCGGCGGCTTCGGCAAGGAGACCGTCCTCTTCCTCGACGAGATCCACCGTTTCAGCAAGGCCCAGCAGGACTCCCTGCTCCCGGCCGTGGAGAACCGCTGGGTGACCCTGATCGCGGCCACCACGGAGAACCCGTACTTCTCGGTGATCTCTCCGCTGCTGTCCCGCTCCCTGCTGCTCACCCTCGAACCGCTCACGGACGACGACGTGCGCGGCCTGCTTCGCCGCGCCCTCACCGACGAGCGCGGCCTCAAGGGCGCCGTCACGCTTCCCGAGGACACGGAGGCCCATCTCCTGCGGATCGCCGGTGGCGACGCCCGCCGCGCCCTGACCGCCCTGGAGGCCGCGGCCGGGGCCGCGCTCGACAAGGGCGAGGCGGAGATCGCCCTTTCGACCCTGGAGGAGACCGTCGACCGCGCCGCGGTGAAGTACGACCGCGACGGCGACCAGCACTACGACGTGGCGAGCGCACTGATCAAGTCCATCCGCGGCTCCGACGTCGACGCGGCCCTGCACTACCTGGCCCGGATGATCGAGGCCGGCGAGGATCCCCGTTTCATCGCCCGCCGCCTGATGATCTCCGCCAGCGAGGACATCGGCCTCGCCGACCCGAACGCGCTGCCGATAGCCGTCGCCGCCGCCCAGGCCGTAGCGATGATCGGCTTCCCGGAGGCCGCCCTCACCCTCAGCCACGCCACCATCGCCCTCGCCCTGGCCCCCAAGTCGAACTCCGCGACCACGGCGATCGGCGCGGCCATGGAGGACGTCCGCAAGGGACTGGCCGGCCCCGTGCCCCCGCACCTGCGCGACGGTCACTACAAGGGCGCGGCCAAGCTCGGCCACGCGCAGGGTTATGTGTACCCGCACGACCTGCCGGAGGGCATCGCCAGCCAGCAGTACGCGCCCGACGCGCTCAAGGACCGGCAGTACTACACCCCGACCCGGCACGGCGCGGAGGCGCGGTACGCGGACGCCGTGGAGTGGACCCGCAAGCACCTCGGTCGAAAGCAGCCGTAG
- a CDS encoding vitamin K epoxide reductase family protein, which produces MSKTTVKDVSTESTEPERTEAPRAVGGSRAFALLLVITGAAGLLAAWVITIDKFKILEGKVSGKTFTPSCSINPIVSCGSVMESKQAAAFGFPNPMLGLVAYGIVICVGMSLLARARFPRWYWLTFNFGTLFGVAFCTWLQFQSLYRINALCLWCSLAWVATITMFWYVTSFNVRNDFLPAPRPVKNFLGEFTWVLPVTHVGIIAMLILTRWGSHLWA; this is translated from the coding sequence ATGAGTAAGACGACAGTGAAGGACGTCTCCACCGAGTCGACCGAGCCGGAACGCACGGAAGCGCCCCGAGCGGTGGGCGGCAGTCGCGCGTTCGCCCTGCTGCTGGTGATCACCGGTGCGGCCGGTCTGCTCGCCGCGTGGGTCATCACGATCGACAAGTTCAAGATCCTCGAGGGCAAGGTGAGCGGCAAGACGTTCACCCCCAGTTGCAGCATCAACCCGATCGTGTCCTGCGGCAGCGTGATGGAGAGCAAGCAGGCCGCCGCCTTCGGATTCCCCAACCCGATGCTGGGCCTGGTCGCCTACGGCATCGTCATCTGCGTCGGCATGAGCCTCCTCGCCCGCGCCCGCTTCCCGCGCTGGTACTGGCTGACCTTCAACTTCGGCACACTCTTCGGCGTCGCCTTCTGCACCTGGCTGCAGTTCCAGTCGCTGTACCGGATCAACGCGCTGTGCCTGTGGTGCTCGCTGGCCTGGGTCGCCACGATCACCATGTTCTGGTACGTGACCTCGTTCAACGTCCGTAACGACTTCCTGCCCGCTCCGCGCCCGGTGAAGAACTTCCTCGGCGAGTTCACCTGGGTGCTTCCGGTCACGCACGTCGGCATCATCGCCATGCTGATCCTGACCCGCTGGGGCAGCCACCTCTGGGCCTGA
- the hisS gene encoding histidine--tRNA ligase: MSTFKAPKGTYDLIPPESAKYLAVREAIAAPLRNSGYGYIETPGFENVELFARGVGESTDIVTKEMYAFETKGGDKLALRPEGTASVLRAALEANLHKTGNLPVKLWYSGSYYRYERPQKGRYRHFSQVGAEAIGAEDPALDAELIILADQAYRSLGLRNFRILLNSLGDKECRPVYRAALQDFLRGLDLDEDTHRRTEINPLRVLDDKRESVQKQLTGAPLLRDYLCDACKAYHEEVRELITAAGVAYEDDPKLVRGLDYYTRTTFEFVHDGLGSQSAVGGGGRYDGLSEMLGGPALPSVGWALGVDRTVLALEAEGVELELPASTSVFAVPLGEEARRILFAKVTELRKLGVAADFSYGAKGLKGAMKNANRSGARYAIVAGDRDLADGVVQLKDMESGEQVSVGVNEIVAELESRLG; encoded by the coding sequence GTGAGCACCTTCAAAGCCCCCAAGGGCACGTACGACCTGATTCCGCCGGAGTCCGCGAAGTACCTGGCTGTCCGCGAGGCGATCGCCGCCCCGCTGCGCAACTCCGGCTACGGCTACATCGAGACGCCCGGCTTCGAGAACGTGGAGCTCTTCGCGCGCGGTGTCGGTGAGTCCACCGACATCGTGACGAAGGAGATGTACGCCTTCGAGACGAAGGGCGGCGACAAGCTCGCCCTGCGCCCAGAGGGCACGGCCTCCGTGCTTCGGGCCGCTCTGGAGGCGAACCTCCACAAGACGGGCAACCTGCCGGTCAAGCTCTGGTACTCGGGCTCGTACTACCGCTACGAGCGCCCGCAGAAGGGCCGCTACAGGCACTTCTCGCAGGTCGGCGCGGAGGCGATCGGCGCGGAGGACCCGGCGCTCGACGCCGAGCTGATCATCCTGGCGGACCAGGCGTACCGCTCGCTGGGCCTGAGGAACTTCCGCATCCTGCTCAACAGCCTGGGTGACAAGGAGTGCCGTCCGGTGTACCGCGCCGCGCTCCAGGACTTCCTGCGCGGCCTGGACCTGGACGAGGACACCCACCGCCGCACCGAGATCAACCCGCTCCGCGTCCTGGACGACAAGCGGGAGTCGGTCCAGAAGCAGCTGACGGGCGCACCGCTGCTGCGTGACTACCTGTGCGACGCGTGCAAGGCGTACCACGAGGAGGTCCGCGAGCTGATCACCGCGGCGGGCGTGGCCTACGAGGACGACCCGAAGCTCGTGCGTGGCCTGGACTACTACACGCGCACGACCTTCGAGTTCGTCCACGACGGTCTGGGCTCGCAGTCCGCGGTGGGCGGCGGCGGCCGTTACGACGGCCTGTCGGAGATGCTCGGCGGTCCCGCGCTGCCGTCCGTGGGCTGGGCGCTGGGCGTCGACCGCACGGTGCTGGCCCTGGAGGCGGAGGGCGTCGAGCTCGAACTCCCCGCGTCCACGAGCGTGTTCGCGGTCCCGCTGGGCGAGGAGGCCCGCCGGATCCTGTTCGCCAAGGTCACGGAGCTGCGGAAGCTGGGCGTCGCGGCGGACTTCTCGTACGGCGCCAAGGGGCTGAAGGGCGCGATGAAGAACGCCAACCGCAGCGGGGCGCGCTACGCGATCGTGGCCGGTGACCGCGACCTCGCGGACGGCGTGGTCCAGCTGAAGGACATGGAGTCCGGGGAGCAGGTTTCGGTGGGCGTGAACGAGATCGTGGCGGAACTGGAATCCCGCCTGGGCTGA
- a CDS encoding MBL fold metallo-hydrolase — MLIAGFPAGAWGTNCYLVAPAAGEECVIIDPGHQAAQGVEDALKKHRLKPVAVVLTHGHLDHVASVVPVCGAHDVPAWIHPEDRFMMSDPEKALGRSIGMPLMGELTVGEPDDVKELTDGAKLQLAGLELSVAHAPGHTKGSVTFGLPEAADIPPILFSGDLLFAGSIGRTDLPGGDMAEILDSLARVCLPLDDSTVVLSGHGPQTTIGQERATNPYLRQVAAGQGASEAPRRGM; from the coding sequence GTGCTGATTGCCGGGTTCCCCGCCGGGGCCTGGGGGACCAACTGTTACCTGGTCGCCCCCGCCGCGGGTGAGGAGTGCGTGATCATCGACCCGGGCCACCAGGCGGCCCAGGGAGTCGAGGACGCGCTCAAGAAGCATCGGCTCAAGCCCGTCGCGGTCGTCCTCACCCATGGTCACCTCGACCATGTGGCCTCGGTCGTCCCGGTGTGCGGCGCGCACGACGTACCCGCGTGGATCCACCCCGAGGACCGGTTCATGATGAGCGACCCGGAGAAGGCGCTCGGGCGTTCCATCGGGATGCCGCTGATGGGCGAGCTGACCGTGGGGGAGCCGGACGACGTCAAGGAGCTGACCGACGGTGCGAAGCTGCAGCTGGCCGGTCTGGAGCTGTCCGTCGCGCACGCGCCCGGCCATACCAAGGGGTCGGTGACCTTCGGCCTGCCCGAGGCGGCGGACATCCCGCCGATCCTCTTCTCGGGCGACCTGTTGTTCGCCGGCTCCATCGGACGCACCGACCTGCCCGGCGGTGACATGGCCGAGATCCTCGACTCGCTGGCCCGTGTGTGCCTGCCGCTCGACGACTCGACCGTGGTGCTGTCCGGCCACGGCCCCCAGACGACCATCGGCCAGGAGCGCGCCACCAATCCGTATCTGCGGCAGGTGGCCGCCGGCCAGGGAGCCTCCGAGGCTCCCCGACGAGGAATGTGA
- a CDS encoding peptidylprolyl isomerase, with amino-acid sequence MVTQEQRRRQLAREKFLRQQQRRTEARRKSRMRNSVIASVLGVVLVGSLALYTTGVLKDDDKKANAGAEVTPSASATTKAPDPCEKPAEGKVESMSWKKEPAMTIDTSAKYTMKLATTCGDIGLALKTAAAPHTVNSFDFLAGKGFFDHTKCHRLTTNGIYVLQCGDPQGTGTGGPGYTIPDENLKDKSLKGNVYPAGTVAMANTGQAHTGGSQFFLVYQNSQLPPSYTPFGTIDAAGMKVLKKIAAAGESTGAGDGAPNATVVINKATVTKS; translated from the coding sequence GTGGTCACCCAGGAACAGCGGCGGCGACAGCTCGCCCGGGAGAAGTTCTTGCGGCAGCAGCAGCGGCGTACGGAAGCGCGGCGCAAATCACGCATGCGCAATTCCGTGATCGCATCGGTCCTCGGCGTGGTCCTGGTGGGCAGCCTGGCGCTGTACACAACCGGGGTGCTGAAGGACGACGACAAGAAGGCCAACGCGGGCGCGGAGGTGACGCCGAGCGCCTCGGCGACCACCAAGGCGCCGGACCCGTGCGAGAAGCCCGCCGAGGGCAAGGTCGAGTCGATGAGCTGGAAGAAGGAGCCGGCGATGACCATCGACACGTCGGCGAAGTACACGATGAAGCTGGCGACCACATGCGGTGACATCGGCCTCGCGCTGAAGACGGCGGCGGCCCCGCACACCGTGAACTCGTTCGACTTCCTCGCGGGCAAGGGCTTCTTCGACCACACCAAGTGCCACCGGCTCACCACCAACGGCATCTACGTGCTGCAGTGCGGCGACCCGCAGGGCACCGGCACCGGCGGCCCGGGCTACACCATCCCGGACGAGAACCTGAAGGACAAAAGCCTGAAGGGCAACGTGTATCCGGCGGGCACGGTCGCCATGGCGAACACCGGGCAGGCGCACACCGGCGGCAGCCAGTTCTTCCTGGTGTACCAGAACAGTCAGTTGCCGCCCAGCTACACGCCGTTCGGCACCATTGACGCCGCCGGCATGAAGGTGCTGAAGAAGATCGCGGCCGCCGGCGAGAGCACCGGAGCGGGCGACGGAGCGCCGAACGCTACCGTCGTGATCAACAAGGCGACTGTGACGAAATCCTGA
- a CDS encoding DUF349 domain-containing protein → MSSDPWGRVDETGTVYVRTADGEQVVGSWQAGSPEEALAYFERKYEGLVVEIGLLEKRVQTTDLSAKDAQTAIDHLREQVEAHHAVGDLDALRARLNKLVETVEARREERKAQRAKQSDEARHSKETLVIEAEELAQSDQWRAAGERLRALVDTWKGLPRLDRKSDDELWHRFSHARSAFSKRRKAHFAQLDAQREEARKTKEKLVAEAEALSSSTDWGPTAARYRELMADWKAAGRAQREHEDDLWNRFRGAQDVFFAARSTVFAERDAEQSENLKLKEELAEEAEKLLPITDLKAARAAFRSINERWEAIGHVPRDARPRVEGRMHAVERAIQESEEAEWRRTNPEARARAEGLTGQLQAAVDKLKGQIEQARAAGNNAKAEKLERELEGRQALLDQALKGLQEFGG, encoded by the coding sequence GTGAGCAGCGACCCGTGGGGCCGCGTCGACGAGACGGGGACCGTGTACGTGCGTACGGCCGACGGCGAGCAGGTCGTCGGTTCCTGGCAGGCCGGCTCCCCTGAGGAGGCGCTGGCCTACTTCGAGCGCAAGTACGAGGGCCTGGTTGTCGAGATCGGCCTCCTCGAAAAGCGAGTGCAGACCACCGATCTGTCGGCGAAGGACGCCCAGACCGCGATCGACCATCTGCGGGAGCAGGTGGAAGCACACCACGCGGTCGGCGACCTGGACGCGCTGCGGGCGCGGCTGAACAAGCTGGTCGAGACCGTCGAGGCGCGTCGCGAGGAGCGCAAGGCGCAGCGGGCGAAGCAGTCCGACGAGGCGCGGCACTCCAAGGAGACGCTGGTCATCGAGGCCGAGGAGCTGGCGCAGTCCGACCAGTGGCGGGCGGCCGGCGAACGGCTGCGCGCCCTGGTGGACACCTGGAAGGGGCTGCCGCGACTCGATCGGAAATCGGACGACGAGCTGTGGCACCGCTTCTCGCACGCCCGCTCGGCGTTCTCCAAGCGTCGCAAGGCACACTTCGCGCAGCTGGACGCGCAGCGCGAGGAGGCCCGCAAGACCAAGGAGAAGCTGGTCGCCGAGGCCGAGGCGCTGTCGAGCTCGACGGACTGGGGTCCGACGGCGGCGCGCTACCGCGAGCTGATGGCCGACTGGAAGGCGGCCGGCCGCGCCCAGCGCGAGCACGAGGACGACCTGTGGAACCGCTTCCGCGGCGCCCAGGACGTGTTCTTCGCGGCGCGCAGCACGGTCTTCGCGGAGCGCGACGCCGAGCAGTCCGAGAACCTCAAGCTCAAGGAGGAGCTGGCCGAGGAGGCGGAGAAGCTGCTGCCGATCACGGACCTGAAGGCCGCCCGGGCCGCCTTCCGCTCGATCAACGAGCGCTGGGAGGCCATCGGTCATGTGCCCCGCGACGCGCGCCCGCGGGTCGAGGGCCGGATGCACGCGGTCGAGCGGGCCATCCAGGAGTCCGAGGAAGCCGAGTGGCGCCGCACGAACCCGGAGGCACGCGCGCGTGCCGAGGGTCTCACCGGCCAGCTCCAGGCTGCCGTGGACAAGCTGAAGGGCCAGATCGAGCAGGCTCGGGCGGCGGGCAACAACGCCAAGGCCGAGAAGCTGGAGAGGGAGCTGGAGGGCCGTCAGGCGCTCCTGGACCAGGCCCTCAAGGGTCTCCAGGAGTTCGGCGGCTGA
- a CDS encoding RelA/SpoT family protein yields MPDEAQPLTAAKPDPTSQAAAKPARSAQNAPHGPVEHAQSAPVGQAAEQPRPKPVPPERTPAVRPTPAPPARSASSNRVRARLARLGVQRANPYNPVLEPLLRIVRSNDPKIENATLRQIERAYQVAERWHRGQKRKSGDPYITHPLAVTTILAELGMDPATLMAGLLHDTVEDTEYGLDQLRRDFGDTVALLVDGVTKLDKVKFGEAAQAETVRKMVVAMAKDPRVLVIKLADRLHNMRTMRYLKREKQEKKARETLEIYAPLAHRLGMNTIKWELEDLAFAILYPKMYDEIVRLVAERAPKRDEYLAIVTDEVQADLRAARIKATVTGRPKHYYSVYQKMIVRGRDFAEIYDLVGIRVLVDTVRDCYAALGTVHARWNPVPGRFKDYIAMPKFNMYQSLHTTVIGPNGKPVELQIRTFDMHRRAEYGIAAHWKYKQEAVAGASKVRTDAPRSNAKDKDAVNDMAWLRQLLDWQKETEDPSEFLESLRFDLSRNEVFVFTPKGDVIALPAGATPVDFAYAVHTEVGHRTIGARVNGRLVPLESTLDNGDLVEVFTSKATGAGPSRDWLGFVKSPRARNKIRAWFSKERRDEAIEQGKDAIARAMRKQNLPIQRILTGDSLVTLAHEMRYPDISSLYAAIGEGHVAAQNVVQKLVQALGGEEAATEEIDESVPPARGRGRKRRSSSDPGVVVKGVDDVWVKLARCCTPVPGDPIIGFVTRGSGVSVHRSDCVNVESLSREPERILDVEWAPTQSSVFLVAIQVEALDRSRLLSDVTRVLSDQHVNILSAAVQTSRDRVATSRFTFEMGDPKHLGHVLKAVRGVEGVYDVYRVTSARRPS; encoded by the coding sequence TTGCCAGACGAGGCCCAGCCACTCACCGCCGCCAAGCCCGACCCGACTTCGCAGGCCGCGGCCAAGCCCGCGCGCAGCGCGCAGAACGCCCCGCACGGGCCGGTCGAGCACGCCCAGTCCGCTCCCGTCGGCCAGGCGGCCGAGCAGCCGCGCCCCAAACCGGTCCCACCCGAGCGCACCCCCGCGGTCCGTCCGACTCCGGCCCCGCCGGCCCGCTCCGCCTCCTCCAACCGCGTCCGCGCCCGCCTCGCGCGCCTCGGCGTGCAGCGCGCCAACCCGTACAACCCCGTCCTGGAGCCGCTGCTGCGGATAGTGCGCAGCAACGACCCCAAGATCGAGAACGCGACCCTCCGCCAGATCGAGCGCGCCTACCAGGTGGCGGAGCGCTGGCACCGCGGTCAGAAGCGCAAGAGCGGCGACCCGTACATCACGCACCCGCTCGCCGTGACAACGATCCTCGCCGAGCTGGGCATGGACCCGGCCACCCTGATGGCGGGCCTGCTGCACGACACGGTGGAGGACACCGAGTACGGCCTCGACCAGCTGCGCCGCGACTTCGGCGACACGGTCGCCCTGCTCGTCGACGGCGTGACCAAGCTGGACAAGGTCAAGTTCGGCGAGGCCGCGCAGGCCGAGACCGTGCGCAAGATGGTCGTCGCCATGGCCAAGGACCCCCGCGTCCTGGTCATCAAGCTCGCCGACCGGCTGCACAACATGCGCACCATGCGCTACCTCAAGCGCGAGAAGCAGGAGAAGAAGGCGCGCGAGACCCTGGAGATCTACGCGCCGCTCGCCCACCGGCTGGGCATGAACACCATCAAGTGGGAGCTGGAGGACCTCGCGTTCGCGATCCTCTACCCCAAGATGTACGACGAGATCGTCCGCCTGGTCGCCGAGCGCGCCCCCAAGCGCGACGAGTACCTCGCCATAGTGACCGACGAGGTCCAGGCCGACCTCCGCGCCGCCCGCATCAAGGCAACCGTCACCGGCCGGCCGAAGCACTACTACAGCGTCTACCAGAAGATGATCGTCCGCGGTCGCGACTTCGCGGAGATCTACGACCTGGTGGGCATCCGCGTCCTCGTCGACACGGTCCGCGACTGCTACGCGGCACTGGGCACGGTCCACGCCCGCTGGAACCCGGTTCCGGGGCGGTTCAAGGACTACATCGCGATGCCCAAGTTCAACATGTACCAGTCGCTGCACACGACGGTGATCGGTCCCAACGGCAAGCCCGTCGAACTCCAGATCCGCACGTTCGACATGCACCGCCGCGCCGAGTACGGCATCGCCGCGCACTGGAAGTACAAGCAGGAGGCCGTCGCCGGCGCCTCCAAGGTCCGTACCGACGCGCCTCGTTCGAACGCCAAGGACAAGGACGCCGTCAACGACATGGCGTGGCTGCGCCAGTTGCTGGACTGGCAGAAGGAGACCGAGGACCCGAGCGAGTTCCTGGAATCCCTGCGCTTCGACCTGTCCCGCAACGAGGTCTTCGTCTTCACCCCGAAGGGCGACGTCATAGCGCTGCCGGCCGGTGCCACCCCGGTGGACTTCGCGTACGCGGTCCACACGGAGGTCGGCCACCGGACGATAGGGGCCAGGGTCAACGGCCGTCTGGTCCCGCTGGAATCCACGCTGGACAACGGCGACCTGGTGGAGGTCTTCACCTCCAAGGCGACCGGCGCGGGCCCGTCCCGCGACTGGCTCGGCTTCGTGAAGTCGCCGCGTGCCCGTAACAAGATCCGGGCGTGGTTCTCCAAGGAGCGGCGCGACGAGGCGATCGAGCAGGGCAAGGACGCCATCGCGCGGGCGATGCGCAAGCAGAACCTGCCGATCCAGCGCATCCTGACCGGCGACTCGCTGGTGACCCTCGCCCACGAGATGCGCTACCCGGACATCTCGTCCCTGTACGCAGCGATCGGCGAGGGCCATGTGGCCGCGCAGAACGTCGTGCAGAAGCTGGTGCAGGCGCTCGGCGGCGAGGAGGCCGCCACCGAGGAGATCGACGAGTCGGTTCCGCCGGCCCGGGGCCGCGGCCGTAAGCGGCGCAGCAGCAGTGACCCCGGTGTGGTCGTCAAGGGCGTCGATGACGTCTGGGTCAAGCTGGCTCGCTGTTGTACGCCCGTCCCCGGCGACCCGATCATCGGCTTCGTCACACGCGGTAGTGGCGTATCGGTTCACCGCAGCGACTGTGTGAACGTGGAGTCACTGTCGCGCGAGCCGGAGCGCATCCTCGACGTCGAGTGGGCACCGACGCAGTCGTCGGTCTTCCTGGTCGCGATCCAGGTCGAGGCGCTGGACCGCTCGCGCCTGCTCTCGGACGTCACCCGGGTCCTGTCCGACCAGCACGTCAACATCCTCTCGGCCGCGGTCCAGACGTCCCGCGACCGCGTGGCCACGTCCCGCTTCACCTTCGAGATGGGCGACCCCAAGCACCTGGGCCACGTCCTGAAGGCGGTACGGGGCGTGGAGGGCGTCTACGACGTGTACCGCGTGACCTCGGCCCGCAGGCCGTCGTAG
- a CDS encoding adenine phosphoribosyltransferase — MTDIQELLLSRIRDVPDYPEPGVMFKDITPLLADPEAFNALTDTLAELTVRAGATKIVGLEARGFILGAPVAVCAGVGFVPVRKAGKLPGATLSQAYDLEYGSAEIEVHAEDLTADDRVMVVDDVLATGGTAEASLQLIRRAGAEVAGVSVLMELGFLGGRARLEPALGGAPLESLLQV; from the coding sequence ATGACCGATATACAGGAACTCCTCCTCAGTCGCATCCGCGACGTCCCCGACTATCCGGAGCCGGGCGTGATGTTCAAGGACATCACACCGCTGCTCGCGGACCCGGAGGCGTTCAACGCGCTCACCGACACGCTGGCTGAGCTGACCGTGCGGGCCGGCGCGACGAAGATCGTGGGCCTGGAGGCCCGCGGCTTCATCCTCGGCGCCCCGGTCGCCGTCTGCGCGGGCGTCGGCTTCGTCCCCGTACGCAAGGCGGGCAAGCTCCCCGGAGCCACCCTCAGCCAGGCGTACGACCTGGAGTACGGGTCCGCCGAGATCGAGGTGCACGCCGAGGACCTGACCGCTGACGATCGCGTGATGGTCGTCGACGACGTCCTCGCCACCGGCGGCACCGCCGAGGCCTCGCTCCAGCTCATCCGTCGGGCGGGCGCCGAGGTCGCGGGTGTGTCCGTGCTCATGGAGCTGGGCTTCCTGGGCGGGCGCGCCCGTCTGGAGCCGGCCCTGGGCGGCGCCCCGCTGGAGTCGCTGCTTCAGGTCTGA